One Octopus sinensis linkage group LG11, ASM634580v1, whole genome shotgun sequence genomic window carries:
- the LOC115217255 gene encoding insulinoma-associated protein 1a-like produces the protein MPRGFLVKRTKNAAAFSYRVRNSDDSDSDHEHIQTNFGSPDSGYSPSPISLTPRERDLHAFDRDPTQGTTLPSSPLPSYPSPHYFYAFDRLSVSNCSPVNLTPVKNETGTAALSSPNKRRGPAEAEKKVKTPKKPKACRKINFDEDKTSPVSGTIIKDISDTDEEGQVVCGDIDSAFNYVEITAEAKAELEKIENKIGDYVCQLCKEYFDDAFQLARHRCSRIVHVEYRCPECDKVFNCPANLASHRRWHKPKTASDKKNVPTHILPANIPSVALNSNHSNGTNGDPMDESSDKCDSPRMLTSPPGSPNNYTASTHHHQYFNSNSSPSPSSASPPAVTINDCPSSTVEEGQFQCEICFKRFRRQAYLKKHILNHNNDRAKQQQQQQQPPQQQQQQQQQSEQHLSLQQQQQSETSQPSTHNHLQNQPTDSPPHSYFQHKHQLHQHNNQNLTQNNGSSNNNNNNANNNNSDISSSNNNNNNNNNNNNNDNTDSNGNKEPTSSLNSNVNTQNGASSNNSSSMVVNESSSESMDPTTSCSTPAATNGTITNATSIASNGSNSSLTTTDTTTTNSSTDTTTTTTTTNTNTTTTGNSNNNNNSNNSSSNGNGTTAHLSCDHCNSIFTTKTALEKHSRTHSGEVFTCKYCSSRFYSSPGLTRHINKCHPSENRQVILLQLTPVNRPC, from the coding sequence ATGCCACGTGGATTTTTGGTGAAACGAACAAAAAATGCTGCGGCATTCTCTTACAGAGTTCGGAATTCCGATGATAGTGACTCTGATCACGAACACATTCAAACAAATTTCGGTTCTCCAGATTCTGGATATTCTCCAAGTCCGATATCATTGACTCCACGCGAGAGAGATCTCCATGCCTTTGACAGGGACCCGACACAAGGTACCACCCTGCCCTCGTCTCCGTTGCCAAGTTATCCGTCCCCACATTACTTTTATGCCTTCGACAGACTGAGCGTTTCTAATTGTTCACCAGTCAACTTGACCCCTGTGAAAAACGAAACCGGAACTGCTGCTCTTTCCAGTCCTAACAAACGCAGGGGTCCGGCCGAAGCCGAGAAAAAGGTGAAAACGCCCAAGAAACCGAAAGCTTGTCGTAAAATTAATTTCGACGAGGACAAGACGTCACCCGTATCGGGTACAATCATCAAAGACATCTCTGATACGGACGAGGAAGGACAAGTTGTGTGCGGAGACATTGACAGTGCCTTTAACTATGTAGAGATCACGGCGGAAGCTAAGGCTGAGCTGGAAAAAATCGAGAACAAAATTGGCGACTATGTCTGTCAGCTATGCAAAGAATATTTTGACGATGCCTTCCAACTGGCTCGCCACAGATGCTCACGCATCGTGCATGTAGAATATCGCTGCCCTGAATGCGACAAAGTTTTCAACTGTCCAGCCAACCTCGCTTCGCATCGGCGTTGGCACAAACCGAAAACCGCGTCCGACAAAAAGAACGTCCCCACTCACATACTGCCGGCCAACATCCCGTCGGTTGCTCTCAACAGTAACCACAGCAACGGAACAAATGGAGATCCGATGGACGAATCCAGCGACAAATGTGACAGTCCACGAATGCTAACGTCACCTCCTGGCTCGCCGAACAACTACACAGCTTCCACACATCACCACCAGTACTTCAATTCGAACTCATCACCGTCTCCGTCGTCCGCTTCACCTCCAGCCGTCACCATCAACGACTGTCCGTCGTCCACTGTCGAAGAAGGACAATTCCAGTGTGAGATATGTTTCAAAAGGTTCCGCCGTCAAGCCTACCTGAAGAAGCATATTCTTAACCATAACAATGACCGagccaagcaacaacaacaacaacaacagccgccacaacaacaacaacaacagcaacaacagtcagAGCAGCACCTTTcattgcagcaacaacaacaaagtgaaACTAGTCAGCCCTCAACTCACAATCACTTACAGAACCAACCCACCGACTCGCCACCTCATAGTTATTTCCAACACAAACACCAACTCCATCAACACAACAATCAAAACCTCACGCAAAACAacggtagcagcaacaacaacaacaacaacgctaacaataacaacagcgacatcagcagcagcaataacaacaacaacaataacaacaacaacaacaacaatgacaacacagATTCCAATGGCAACAAAGAGCCGACTTCTTCGCTAAACAGCAATGTAAATACACAAAACGGTGCCTCGAGTAATAACAGTTCTAGTATGGTGGTCAACGAGAGTAGTAGTGAGAGTATGGACCCCACGACTAGCTGTAGTACTCCGGCTGCAACAAATGGTACCATCACTAATGCTACAAGCATTGCAAGCAACGGTAGTAATAGTAGCCTCACGACCACTGACACAACAACCACCAACAGCAGCAccgacaccactaccaccaccaccactaccaataccaacaccaccacgaccggcaacagtaataataacaacaacagcaacaacagcagcagcaatggtaaCGGAACCACTGCCCACCTATCATGCGACCACTGTAATAGCATTTTTACCACAAAAACGGCTCTCGAGAAGCACAGCCGGACGCACAGTGGCGAGGTTTTCACCTGTAAGTACTGCTCAAGTCGCTTCTATAGTTCTCCAGGTCTTACCAGACACATCAACAAATGCCATCCCTCCGAAAATAGACAGGTCATTCTTTTACAATTGACCCCAGTTAACCGACCTTGTTGA